The genomic DNA aaaattagaatggtggtaacaccatatttgagtggtggtctcaacaccataaTAGAGTGGTCATAGTACCATAttggtttcaatattaaaagaGTAGTCTTAGTACCACATTgaaggtgtaattctcgaacgattttctacagtgcagtagttaaccGCACAGGTGCAGCtgggcttgttttatcctggaggcggcgtgggcttgttttatcctggaggcggcgtggttgatagtctaccttgcacaatttttggacagtgccacgaaacgtcttaaagagaacGACCGGGTCGTAACTCAGCCTAATAACAACTTCATAGAACTTGGAAATCCATATACAACagtttgaaaatccaaaaacaacatgaaATGAGACATAGTTCATAGTTGTATCGAAAATCCATATTGGATAGGACAGACAGAGATCATCGCTGCACTGCTTCACTTTGATGGTGGATGGGACACGTGGAGAGTTTGGGAGCAAAATCTTGGGATTTCGTGGACATGCACAATTTGTGCTCAACATGTGCATGTTTCTTTGACCGCTACTTTCTGCTACATGAAGTGGAAAACATGATAAAGATGAGagggaaaaaaaatgtgagaaaTTTTGCTTAATCGTTATTGCACAAACTGTTCTTACTTCTTACTATTCATGATAATTAAGGTAACTACTGTTAAGTACATTGACATGATCtggaacattttatttttgatacaTTCAGTACTAGTAACAAACTAGGATACTGAATACAAATTCCTAGTTCTTGCCATATTCTTTCTCAAGTTCTTCTTGCCACTACAGCTTAAGAAGCAGTGTCTCACATAATTAAGTTATCATTTCTTCTGCTAAGTTCTTTAGCCAGATGTGCTTCTGCTTTCTAGTTAAGAGAGCtcacattcatttttttctcacATTTATTTGAAACACTCTATTATACCAAATTGAGTGAAGGGTCATGTGAAAGAGGTCGTACTTCAAAGGTTTAGTATGCCAAAGAAAATGTTTCTGAACTCTTCTGACACCAAGTTGTAGCTTGAGATACTTCTCTTCAGGCACTGAAAGAAGTATTTGTTTCAAGTTTGGAATATCTTTCTCTGCAAGGATTAATGAGAATGAATCCCAATTTAAAACCTCAAAAAATGGCGGCACAAAATTGTCAGATATGATCACAGGTACGCACTCGTAAAATATGGCTTCAACTACCCGTGGGCTGTTGACTTCATACCCTTTGGGGCATATGCAGTATTTGCTACTCTTCATGTGTTCGATGTAATTCATTTTGTGTGCAACGCCATGAGGCATTGGGCCAAATATCTTCATATCAGGGTCTTTCTCCTTCCAATGCTTTAGTAATATCGAACGCAAATAGCCATGCATGTTTCCAGCATAGAAGGCCAGAATGGACCTTTGTTGCGGAGGTTTTCCGCCTAGATCTCTCTGAGGATTTCGTACTGACCGGACCATAGTTTCTGGGAGAGAAACGTCTCTTCCAATTTTAAAGCCTTGAGTTACATCAGAATTGCAGAGGGCTTTTATGCAGTATTCCATATGGTGCCTTGTTTCATATGGAGCCTACAACATGAGAAGTAAAAGTTTTAAGCTTTTAGCTATGTGCACAAAAGCAACGAGCAATGCTACTACACACATTGGTGATTTCTATAATGACATACAAACTACAGTAGAAAACAAAAGATGAAGCAACTTAGCAGAATACCTGGTTCAAAAGTAAATagatacaagaaaaaaaatgcaaactgAGAACACGGGATATTTGATTATGGAGTTCGAATAATTGTGCCTACATCTCTGACTGCAGAGCAGCGACACAGTACCTTTCTAATATTCAAACTTAGGGTTTATAAAGTACAACTTGTGTTTAAATAGTAAAATCCAGTTTACAAGATTACCCGTGAACTATCCCTGTATAAAAGATGTCTATTTCATTATATGAGTCATACCCAACAAAGACTTATTAAAAAGATGTAGGAACTGTTGtattagagagataaagtagTTGTAGAGGATCCGAGTCCTAAATTATGAGCCATACCCCAACAAATACTTTGTATAAAAGAGATGTCCAATAAATAAGGTTGTTACGCTCATCGACCCTCATCAAAAAGGCCAGGACAATGCTAGGTAAGGAGTTCAAAATGAATATGTATTAAGGCATCAAATAGGCATCTAATTCAACCATCATAATAGAATAATATCTTGGTTCATCATGCAAGTGGAATTAAAgggaaaaatataaaagagcAAACATCATACCCAATCATGGCAAGCAACAAGAAAATGGTCAGCACCACCAGTTCTGTTGAAGTAACGATACTTCGCTGAAATTTTATCTGTGTACTCCTTCAAATACTGACGGAGATTTGTCCGATTATGAGAGTTACGTACATAAACGGAGAACTCTAACATACGTGAACTAAATGGCATATAGAACAGGTGGGCCTTAGCAGGATCCTTCACAACAAATTGCTTATTTTCCTCCATCAATTTCATAAACCACCCCTCCGATGCATATAGCCCCTTAAGTATAGGTTGATGAAAGATCGGTTTATTTCCTTCCATGTATATGTATACTTTGAGTGTGAGTTCCATCAGTTCATAGCTCCTAAACATACAATTAGGAAAGATTGTTAACAAAACAAGCATGTGTCAAAACCAATATATGTCAGTAGAACTTACTTTAGTTGAGTTCATATTTTCTTTAACAACTTCATTAAGATTACCTTTTGAACATAGAATGATTGCGAAAGAGGGGAGCATAGAGTTCCTTGTCATTTGTTACTGTAGGAGCATGCTCAATCTCGGACCTTGCTGCAAAAATTTCCATATCAAGTTTGGATTTCCACCTTGCTTTCTGCAATCAAAGTAGAATTCAAGGTTGAAATAATCAAAACTTCGCCACAATAATTTTTCCAGGTAGCAACTAGAAAGTTCATAACTGTCAAAAATAATACCATTGCACGAGAAGAAGTGCGGCGGCGCTCTAGCAAATGGTTCATCTCCTGTATCAACATTCTTGACTTAGGGGGCATATTACACCTCATCTTTCTCACAGTAATATTATTCGCCGCAGTACTTTTATCTGAGGCAGGCAACTTCTTAATCTGAGGAGAACTTTCAAGACGAGTCCGATTAGTCAATGACATTGAACTCTGTGAGGCATCAAAACCAACTCCATCATGCTCCCTTGAATCAATAGTATTACTTTTTACCAACTGAGAAATTGTAGAAATTCCCCTTTTCGGCTCCAAAGATGGCTTCACTAAAAAGTCAACCTTACTCTCCTTGGCCAAAACTACAATGGAACTTTTCTTGGAACCTCCTACATTATCTAACTCCAAGCTTCTATTTTTACCAACATCTTTCTTCCCAAGTAAAATGTGAAAATCATTTCTATCCACTCCAAGTTCAGAAACTAAACTACTCTTTGCATGGTTATGCATTCCTACATCTTCTATAATGGGAGTATTCACTTTCTCCACCATAACAGCATTATTGAAATCAGAAGAAGACCAAGGAGctctttcattttcatatgGAACCAAAATTGATTGAAATAGTAAATAATTAACAGCAAGTGCTCCCAACAAAAAAAGTAATCTTTGGTTTCCCATATGACATAACTCACGAAAATATTGAAACATGTTAACTTGTCAAAAGAACTAAGATAGCCCCAAAATCACTTCAATCATCATTTTCTCCGAAAATGAACTTGCAAAGTTCAATCTTCCCAATACTCAGTTGCATGTATAAGTTCCCAAGTCAGTAAATTTTAGACAGAAAGCTTGAAAAGAAATCAAAGGGtcctaaaaaaattggaatttgagATAATCAGATAAAGTTGATGTGATTCAGATCAAGTAAataaagttgatgttgattgatCGACATTTGAAGGAAAAGGACAAAATGGAGCAGTACAGTACTAACCTCAGTGTAGTGAAGACTGAAGTGTTGTTACACTCcacttcatgtttttttttcttctttcctcttAGTGTTTTGCGATCTTCAACTTTCTCAGGAGCTGAACAAAGAACCACTAAAACCCACAAAGCAGATTTGATTAAAGTTACTAAATTTTGAATCTAAAGACAACAActtgttaattttataataattagcataaataattgatattattCCGGTAGAGGgcatttcaaatgagaggatttttaaaatgagagGGTGGAAGGAGTAAATAACAGTCCTTAGATCAAATTAATGGATcagattaaattaattttaaagtgtGCTGTCATATCTCAATCATCTCTCTTGCCGCCGTATGACCTTTGGTTTCTCAGAGTTGTCTTCTCTTCcattttgagttttgacagaaCCATCACAGATCCAACCCAACCCACATCATTTGAGCCGATTTCTACCCTTTCTGGAGATATTTCGCTTTCAAGGACTATCAATATTCCTTCAAGGTTGTGTTGTGACCCATTACAAACTATACCTTTACATTTGGGGCAATTGTTTTAATTATCAGCAACACACTGAAATTCACAATCAcaacaaatatataattcaatatGGCCAAGCCACCCACAATTAGAGTAGAGTCAAAGTAAGTGAAGCATATAAAGAatcagtttttaaatttttatctccATTTTAGCAttttatacatataattttatttttaattacgtTTTTCTCATAAGTATGAATTTATCCAGTGATGATAATAAAATGGGAGGGTGTTTGGATGACAAGATTGAGAGAGGCACATGGTAATTCAAGGCATGATCACTGAATTGATAcaaacaagaagaaaagaggaacGAAGAAAAAGAGTGAGAGAAACAATGCAGAATAAAGAAGAGAGATGATGAGATATGGCaacacattttaaaattaatttaatttgatccATTAATTTGATCTAAGGGCTGTTATTTActcctctcaccctctcattttaaaaatcatcTCATTTAAAATGTCTTCTATTCcggtataaataaatatagttaACGGGAAAATGAAgttattgatttatttgtttgttgtgaCCCCACATCACACCGTATTTAGTTGTTTATGGTCAATAGTTTGGTTTTCTTTTATATTGTCGGTCAAATTGAAGTAATGAAATTTTGTTGGCACTATGTGAGATTggattaagattttaaaagactattttaataaaaagagtctttaagattttaaaagactgtgtgagattggattgattctgtgagattttaaaagactttatcACACTCacttttaaggattttaaaggatttaatgtgattttaaaatttcaaaggattcaatgaattttaggggaaaaagaacaaacttacaagcgtgaatgataaaaataatgaacaaataaattctagcatttgaataaagaaaaataaaaccaataaaaaattcttttgctattgattttcaaattttaagaattttatggacTTTATAAGATtctaagggactaaaaaacactatagcacattattctcaatacacattttttatttgttaaaaatgttattcccacaaaatttaattgtacatatttaaaattatgccagtacttacaaatctttcaaaaaaaaaatattgtgtcagccattacaaatcggtcgagttacacgagtttaccgagtgttaactcagtcaaacttgttaaaccttccaattttaccagaaaccgaTTTTATAtcagagttaacacgattttggtACCTAAAAACGCAAACTCGATAATCTCgaagagttaacactcgatttgcggaacaatgattacgacatactctctatcataatattctcaatacaatttttttatttttttatgagatagagagagagggagagaggggggatgagagagagagagagagaatggagagatagagaaacgaAGAGACAAAGGAGAGAATAGGGAGGGGGagggagagagaaaggagaaaaaagacttgttttgaatacctcaagacttaTTTTAAGTGATAAAAttttttgattgaataccagaagactttttcataattaaaaagtcttttaaaattccatagaatcctaatccaatacattcTCTTAAATGCAATGCAATTCACATCGTAATAGCTCTTATCCGTTGAACTTAGATCAGAGAATTCAGATTTCAACTCGGTTTCACATGATATAACAATCAGAGTCATTAATTTTTGCAACTGTGTCACACAATTACTGAACGAAGTCTCATTTCCACTATGTGGAGGTAAGTTCTAAGGCAGGTTTTagcatttgaaaattgtttcaAACTTTAAATAGAAGAATTGACAATCATCCTTGTTATAGCGTGCGGTGTGGTGTGACACAATGTTTGATTAGTGTCGGTGTGTCAATCTAGCAAAAACAAGTGATTTAGATGGAgcactttttattttcttaaaattaaagaGGGATTCAAATCACTTTTTATTTACTCACCGATGGCTCTGAAGCTCGCTACCACTTTCCCCATCTCTGCCTCCAATGCCGACCAATCATCCCGGAGGCCCACCGGAAAGCCCAACAAAAACCCATCAAAGCCCAAAGTGGACCCACAATCACACCCAGCACTTAAGTTTTCAAACATACCCAAACAGAAACTAAAACCAGTAAACAAAACCCCCGAAAATGTAAAAATTAGCGAAGACGGAGTCTCCTACGTAATCGAAGGTGCTCCATTCGAATTCAAATACAGTTACACCGAAACTCCTAAATCCAAACCCGTTCAAATGCGTGAACCTCCTTTTGTTCCCTTTGGACCGGTTACTATGCCCAGACCTTGGACCGGTCGGCCTCCACTTCCGCCGAGTAAGAAGAAGCTCAAGGAGTTTGATTCTTTTGTTCTTCCCCCGCCACATAAGAAGGGTGTTAAACCGGTTCAGTCTCCCGGTCCGTTTTTGCCCGGGACTAGCCCGAGGTATGTGATGTCTAGAGAAGAAGTGTTGGGTGAACCGTTGACGAAGGaggagattaatgagttggttCGAAGTACCTTGAAATCTAGTCGCCAACTCAATTTGGGTATGTttagattaatttatttgactttattttatcttatcttTTGTCATAGAAATAGCATAGCTTATATACGAGTACATATGTGATAGCACTTATGATGCATTAATTCAATTTTGGTGTTTTAGGTAGAGATGGTTTCATACATAACATGTTGGATAATATACATGCTCATTGGAAGCGTCGAAGGGTGTGTAAGATCAAGTGCATAGGAGTGTGTACGGTTGACATGGATAATGTGTGCCAGCAATTGGAGGTTTGTTTCCTATTCCCTCATAGCGAGTAACCAGTTTATCATCTTGATTCAAAAGGTcttcttttgaagaaataacAACTATAATATGTTGTAACAAGTTTTTCACATAAAAATTCCAACAATTTTTTCAATGTGTGTTGCTTCTTTGTAATATATGTTTTCGttccttttctttctataaaattaagttatggaatgattaaagaaaaatggGTCGGGGTGTTATGTTTGAGAAACTCTTACAAAAATCCCACAAACAGAAGAAAATGCAGCAAGTTCCTCGTAAAGCCAAATTCCCACATTCACAGTGAAACAAATATCAAACAAACAGATTTTTAGCCTTTGCCTTGGTATCTTTGACTAGGGCCCCCCTAACAGCAAGCCTCTCATTCCGTCACTGATTGTaggttaattattatttttcccaaTATTATCATTTGCTCACATATTTCACAAGTCACATCCATCAATTGTCCACCACCACGGGTGTTGATGATGGAACATAGGATGGGTGAATATGAAGATTAGGGAAATGGAAATATGGAAATAAAACCAACCTTTATTGTTTATATTCCTCTTGACATATGTTGTGTTTTGCCAGGAAAAGACAGGAGGGAAAGTCATTTACAGAAGAGGTGGTGTTATATACCTTTTCCGAGGAAGAAATTACAATCATAAAACACGTCCGCGTTTTCCTCTCATGTTGTGGAAACCTGTGCCTCCAGTATATCCTAGGCTGATTCAGCAAGTTCCAGAAGGTTTAACGTTAGAAGAAGCAACTGAAATGCGTCAAAAGGGAAGGACATTGACTCCCATATGCAAGCTAGGTATCTTTCTAAGGATGTTCATAACAGTTTAACAATGAACTAAATCTAGCTGTCTGTCCTTTTATTCTTCCGATACACatgtttatttaattgattttattccTTCTTGCAACAGGAAAAAATGGTGTTTATTATAACCTTGTAAACAATGTTAGAGAGGCATTTGAAGAGTGTGAACTAGTACGTGTAAACTGTCAAGGACTAAATAAAAGTGACTATCGAAAGATTGGAGCAAAACTAAGGGTATAACCAACTTTGCATCAAGTGTTGAAAAGTACTTGGATTCTTCttggttattattattattattttgtcatgacatgtatcatgttttttttttttttttttttttttattatgaaatctctaTTCTAACATCTTTCTTCCACGTGTTCTTTGACTGTAGGATCTTGTTCCGTGCACATTGCTTTCATACGAAAATGAGCATATACTTATGTGGAGAGGACGGAATTGGAAGTCCTCTTTTCCAGATCTCGTAGAGGACTTCAAGGAAGCCACTAAAGCTGATGCTGACaacaaaaatgacaaaacaCTGCAGTCAGAAGCCCTAGATGTCTCAACACCAAGTCTAAATCATAATCCCGTGGAGCATGTAAGCAATTTATCACATGACACTAGCATATCCTTTTGTCCAGATGATGTGACTGTGGATAAGGTTCCCTGTCCCACCAAAAATAGCAAGCAATCTATGTCGGTGGTTGCTGATGCTTCACTTACAAAAGTCTATGAAGCTGAAACCACAAATGTTGCCACAGATTCCTATGGTGAGCCAGAATCTTGCAGCAACACCAGCCCAGGTATGACCATTTCACATGATAGTAGGCACACTGAATGCCCCTCAAACGCTATCAGTGATAGCCATGGAACTTCGGATATAATGGATGACAAAGGCTTTGGTGATTGTCTTTCTACTTCAATTTCAGGATCAAATGCAATGCTAGGATCTAGAAACAGTAATATCTACGGCACAGTGGATCCTCACGCTGATGAGTTGCTAAATGATTCAGGAGCTGCTGATGTCAGTCCGCTACCAAGGGCAGCTGCCCCTTTTATGAAAGGAATTTCATTGCTATTGGAGCAAGCTGTTGAGCAAGGCAATGCACTTGTTTTAGATAAAGATTCTTTGGATGCAGACAATGTTTATCGAACCACAGTTTCCTTTGCACAATCAGCTCCACCTGGACCTGTTTTTATGAAACATAGAAAGGTTGCGGTTCAAAAAAGTGACAAGCAAGAAGCTCTGACTCCGGAGACAAGAGAAACTACCACTGTTACCACAAAAGGTACCACCGTTGCCACAAAAGGTAAAAGGGAGAGGAGTCCTAGAATtcgaagaaaagaaaattttgatgAGCGGTTTATGAACCTTGTACCGCAAGGAACATTAGGAGTTGATGAACTTGCTAAACTACTAACATGATACTGGCTGGAATTATGATGCCATCAGAGTGTATTTTTTCCCAACTGAACCTTACTTAGTGCATCTTTTAACAGTAAAATATTAAGTTTGATTCTGCTGTCTCTGTCCTTTGCACTACTTTTGTTATTATTCGTATATTATTATCTTAATATTCTAGGTTGCCAATGGCTATAGGATATGTTcatgtgtctttttttttttttttaaacaacaaattttatttaaccaCCTGGTCTCTGCTCAAGACGAATAGAGACCGATGAAACTGAGAATGCACTAAAGGCGCCATATATAGGCGGAACATCCTAAAAAACACCGCTGAAACAACACCCATCAAAATACATGTCACCACCTAAATCAGACTCCTACACAAAAACGACCACTGTAAAAACGATATCCCACACCATACATCGTCACTACTCGCCCCCAACGAAAACTCTCAAAGTTAAACTCCTAGTTCTCAACATCAAAGCTGAGTCACATCAGAGAAGATGGAAAATGGTTTGTAGATGAGAtggaatgaaatataaaataaaaaaaaaaaaaaaaaaaagaggttaaACATAGTTTTGATCTTCTCAAAAAAGTTCTCATGTTTCTtttcctttgaaatttttttgggtacaatctCGTCAAAGACGAGGCTGTTTTTTATCCCCATCTGCGACATATTTTAATTACATGTGTAATAGAAGATGATGTTATCATTTGTCCTTGCAAATTTAACTTAGCATTgcattattctttcaaaaaaaaaaaaaaacttagcatTGCATTATATATGCCGAGGGGTTAGGGTAGGAACTCTAGTTTCTTTATTTATTCACTTCAAGAGGTGACTTTCTAACTATTAAACTATctgacaatatatatatatatatatatatatatatatatatataatgttacCATCTTAGATGACACTTAATTATTCACCTcagataaattttatttatctatcaAAAAATAATTCTGTGGACCAAAGATTGTGATTTTAAAgggattaaaataataataaaaattacttccattaaaatcaaaatttgataaaCATATTTGACCTAAAGCCTGCGTTTTTTTTACGGTTATTACCACTCCATTGGTTGAATATTTTAGGATGGAATAAAGGGCTGGTCTCCATTCTACTGTTTAATAAGTAGAAGTAACGGTGAGATTGGTAAAACAACAAGCTGGTTTTGTCTATCTCTATATTTGAAGGAAGGAAAGAGAAATGGAGATATATTGAATAATATGTACTTCgtcaaataatataattttactcGATATATTTCCAGGAGTTTAAACATAGCCAAATTCATCCAAAAACCAACAATATttaacaaaacatcgtaatctaTTTATAGTTATAATGCAAGCATAAACAattgattaaaaagaaaagtaaaatctAGACTTGTTCGATCTACACTTCGCTGAGAATTTTAAGGAGCTATTGGCTTCCCGTTCGGTTTTCCTTGCTCTTGATCTGTTCCTTCTCTTACAATGTTCTTCCAAAACCAATGGTTTTCAAAGAGAAGATAAATCTCTTCAATTGGAACTTGCTTTGTTTCCGGTAATAGAAAGAATACAAAGACACTCATGACGACAATCAAACCTCCAAAAAGCAAGAAAATTCCATATTTGAGGTGACAAAGTGATAAGAGAAACAATTGTGCAACAAGGGCAGTGAAGATCATGTTGACACAAACCACAATACTTTGTGCAGCTGACCTTATCTCTAATGGAAAGAGCTCACTTGGAACCAA from Medicago truncatula cultivar Jemalong A17 chromosome 8, MtrunA17r5.0-ANR, whole genome shotgun sequence includes the following:
- the LOC11412197 gene encoding CRS2-associated factor 1, chloroplastic isoform X2, translated to MALKLATTFPISASNADQSSRRPTGKPNKNPSKPKVDPQSHPALKFSNIPKQKLKPVNKTPENVKISEDGVSYVIEGAPFEFKYSYTETPKSKPVQMREPPFVPFGPVTMPRPWTGRPPLPPSKKKLKEFDSFVLPPPHKKGVKPVQSPGPFLPGTSPRYVMSREEVLGEPLTKEEINELVRSTLKSSRQLNLGRDGFIHNMLDNIHAHWKRRRVCKIKCIGVCTVDMDNVCQQLEEKTGGKVIYRRGGVIYLFRGRNYNHKTRPRFPLMLWKPVPPVYPRLIQQVPEGLTLEEATEMRQKGRTLTPICKLGKNGVYYNLVNNVREAFEECELVRVNCQGLNKSDYRKIGAKLRDLVPCTLLSYENEHILMWRGRNWKSSFPDLVEDFKEATKADADNKNDKTLQSEALDVSTPSLNHNPVEHVSNLSHDTSISFCPDDVTVDKVPCPTKNSKQSMSVVADASLTKVYEAETTNVATDSYGEPESCSNTSPGSNAMLGSRNSNIYGTVDPHADELLNDSGAADVSPLPRAAAPFMKGISLLLEQAVEQGNALVLDKDSLDADNVYRTTVSFAQSAPPGPVFMKHRKVAVQKSDKQEALTPETRETTTVTTKGTTVATKGKRERSPRIRRKENFDERFMNLVPQGTLGVDELAKLLT
- the LOC11412197 gene encoding CRS2-associated factor 1, chloroplastic isoform X1 translates to MALKLATTFPISASNADQSSRRPTGKPNKNPSKPKVDPQSHPALKFSNIPKQKLKPVNKTPENVKISEDGVSYVIEGAPFEFKYSYTETPKSKPVQMREPPFVPFGPVTMPRPWTGRPPLPPSKKKLKEFDSFVLPPPHKKGVKPVQSPGPFLPGTSPRYVMSREEVLGEPLTKEEINELVRSTLKSSRQLNLGRDGFIHNMLDNIHAHWKRRRVCKIKCIGVCTVDMDNVCQQLEEKTGGKVIYRRGGVIYLFRGRNYNHKTRPRFPLMLWKPVPPVYPRLIQQVPEGLTLEEATEMRQKGRTLTPICKLGKNGVYYNLVNNVREAFEECELVRVNCQGLNKSDYRKIGAKLRDLVPCTLLSYENEHILMWRGRNWKSSFPDLVEDFKEATKADADNKNDKTLQSEALDVSTPSLNHNPVEHVSNLSHDTSISFCPDDVTVDKVPCPTKNSKQSMSVVADASLTKVYEAETTNVATDSYGEPESCSNTSPGMTISHDSRHTECPSNAISDSHGTSDIMDDKGFGDCLSTSISGSNAMLGSRNSNIYGTVDPHADELLNDSGAADVSPLPRAAAPFMKGISLLLEQAVEQGNALVLDKDSLDADNVYRTTVSFAQSAPPGPVFMKHRKVAVQKSDKQEALTPETRETTTVTTKGTTVATKGKRERSPRIRRKENFDERFMNLVPQGTLGVDELAKLLT
- the LOC11412881 gene encoding probable glycosyltransferase At3g07620, encoding MFQYFRELCHMGNQRLLFLLGALAVNYLLFQSILVPYENERAPWSSSDFNNAVMVEKVNTPIIEDVGMHNHAKSSLVSELGVDRNDFHILLGKKDVGKNRSLELDNVGGSKKSSIVVLAKESKVDFLVKPSLEPKRGISTISQLVKSNTIDSREHDGVGFDASQSSMSLTNRTRLESSPQIKKLPASDKSTAANNITVRKMRCNMPPKSRMLIQEMNHLLERRRTSSRAMKARWKSKLDMEIFAARSEIEHAPTVTNDKELYAPLFRNHSMFKRSYELMELTLKVYIYMEGNKPIFHQPILKGLYASEGWFMKLMEENKQFVVKDPAKAHLFYMPFSSRMLEFSVYVRNSHNRTNLRQYLKEYTDKISAKYRYFNRTGGADHFLVACHDWAPYETRHHMEYCIKALCNSDVTQGFKIGRDVSLPETMVRSVRNPQRDLGGKPPQQRSILAFYAGNMHGYLRSILLKHWKEKDPDMKIFGPMPHGVAHKMNYIEHMKSSKYCICPKGYEVNSPRVVEAIFYECVPVIISDNFVPPFFEVLNWDSFSLILAEKDIPNLKQILLSVPEEKYLKLQLGVRRVQKHFLWHTKPLKYDLFHMTLHSIWYNRVFQINVRKK